The Dromaius novaehollandiae isolate bDroNov1 chromosome 3, bDroNov1.hap1, whole genome shotgun sequence genome includes the window GAGACAATTCACTTCCCCTTCTGAAAACACTATGTATTCTAGACATCTGGTCTTACATAATCAGGCAGCAGTGGTAGTTTTTCCCCAACCCTAGGAATAATGCAGGAGATACACACAGCTGAAGtgcatttcagaaaatgaaatctaGTTAAACATAATCACAACagtgattttcttcattttaaaaaagcaaaacaaggagATAATATTTCCTCTTTGAatgattttgatttaaattaaaacttcATAAAGTTCAGTAATTAAGTGCTTTACACTGAAATCTATGTGATGTTCATAAATCATTCATATTAACAGTTTGTTATGTGTATACATTTACAGTGATTTATGGCTCATTAAAGTTACCTTTTTCTGtgattttcccccccccttcttccCATTCACCCTaaccctctctctgcctcccatAGCAGCCATTATTTTACTGTGCCTGTTATGGATGCTTTGAATTTCTATTGAAGATATTTATTCAGTTGTTTGGTTGAAATGTAAGAAACAAAAACGTGGAGAGTGTTGAGGAAATATGTTAGTCTTACTATTGTCATATGCTAAAAACTAATAGTAGTATGAAAATAGAGCTTCTTGTTTATTAATATTCTGAATTGATCTACTGTCTTCATAATGCGCTTTGAAAACATTTGGGATAgctttttcattacaaaaaaaaagccctttcctaACAGAATTAAGTAAGAAGCATAgtctaaaaaaccccaaacaaacaaacaaccccttcccccccccccccccccaagagctgATAGTTATTTGAAGGCATGGTGAAAATGAGGCAATGTTACAGAATTTGTAGTGGATGGAAAGGAGCGAGGAATATGATGCAGCTGGTTTATGGCCATGCCACCAGTAGCTAGCTGTGGACCTTGCTGCTGGCCAAGGCCATTCAGTCTATGTGATGGTTCTTCTGGACCAAATGCCATTGTGATGTCCCCAGTAGTGCTCTGGCTGTCACATGGTGGGAGTTGCCAGAAACTCATTATATGAGTGAGATCCATGAAAGACATGCTGGTAGTTTCAGCTGCAGTCTCTGTCTCCTTGTGCACTGGGTACTTATTAGTATCACCTGCAGGCCCTGAGGATGCTTCTTCCTGAGGTTCTGATAATGGCAGGTCCTCAAGAAGATGCACATTGTAACCCTTAACATCCACTTTGATCGGTAGATTCTTGAGGGATCCTGCTGCAAATGAGGTAGAACTAAGGTCATATTTATTAGGCTGATGAAGGTTCAGGTTGGCAGGAATGGTTGGTGGGCATGGAGTGGGATGGACAGCTGAAAGGCTGTCTACGCAGCCCATCCTTGGTAAATGAGGAGGAGGTTCAAGAGGAACAGCAGTTTGTAGGCTTGGCTGGGAGTGAAGATGTGAACAGCTGTATTCCTCTGGTTCTGAGCTGTTCAGAACCCCACTCTGCATAGAGGTCCTGTCAGGAAAAGAGGACAGTATGCTGGCATCTTCCTTCAGTCTGAATGGAAGAAGCTGGTCGAGGAGACCCAACGAGTTACCATTCTGCAACCTGCTCTTCAGCAGCTCTTGTGGATGAGTTTTCCTAGTATGGCGGGTCAAATGGTCCTTCCGCCCAAATCTCTGGGCACAAAACTGGCATAGAAAGTCTTTGCAGCCCGTGTGAACTACCATGTGTCGCCGCACATCTTTACGGGTATAGAAGTGACGCTCACAATGATCACACTTGTGTTTCTTCTCCTTGATATTGCCAGCTGGTTTTCCTGCATGACTTTTGAGGTGTTCCAACAAAATTTCGGTACCTCCAAACTCTTGGGCACATACCCTACAGGTAAGGTCCCCACTGGTGGCTGCATGGAGAGCCAAGTGTCTCTTATAGCCTAGCTTGGTGTTGTACTTCTTGTCACACTCTTCACACTTGAAGGCCATCTTGTTAGGGTCATGAGTTTGAAGGTGATTCTTCAGATGGTCTTTCCTGTGAAAGGTCTTTTCACAATAGCCACATTGGTGAGATTTCTGGGGAGAATGAGTGGCTGAGTgcctaagacaaaaaaaaaaagaaagttatttgcATTTACAGAACTCTAGCACAGAACTGAGATGCCCCTTTAAGACTTGAAAGCACTGGCACTCTTGCTGGAAGAACTTTTCACTTATTTTCAGACTTTTAGTAAATAACCTAACTctttttttggtggggagggagggTTGTTACTCATCTAGCATGGAGTAGgttgaaaatactgcaaaaaaatctttttgagtAACAACTGCAATTGAGGGAGACTAGTTTCCTCAAATTCTCCcaacacaggaaaatgaaaattgGAACTTGGGGATGAACTGTCACTAGGACACTCTAGAGGAAAAAGATGTTCTTGTTTTTCCCCACACACCCACCAGAAAAGGTGTGCCTTCAGAGTTGTACCTGAGCAGTTTATATTTGGAAATGAAGGCTTTTGTGCATCCGTGCTGTGAACACTTGTAGGGGCGCTCCCCTTTGTGCGCGTAAGTGTGGACTGTGAGCTTTTCAATGGAATCAAATATCTTCCCGCAGAGTCGGCAAGGGTAATTGTCTGGCTGCTTCACTTCTCTTCCCTTCAACAGTGAAGACCGGCCATTTCTCCATTTAGGTATAAACCTCACAAGAGCATCACAAGTGCTTCCTGAGCTGGCACAGCTAAGCTTTGCAGCAGAGGAACAGGAAATGGTCCCGTAGCACTGTACAGTGCTTTTGCCTAATGctgctcctctcagtttccctttgagcttgctttttgtttttacaggTCCCAATTTATTTGGTGGTCTGAACCTGGTGGTAAGGACTCGGTCTTTATTGGCGCACTGGTGAGATTCCAGCAGAGCAAAAGTTGCAAAAGCGTTTCTACAGCTGGAGCATATCCAAGGGTCTACGGGCTCTTTCTGCAATGAGAACAGAAACAGGTCTTTCTTATTAGCCATTCGAAGGAACGGTCATATTATTCTCACTGAGCTTGCATCTTCTCCTGGGCTTTCCCAAGCTTTCCCCTCTGTTGTTGTCATTTATGATATTTACTTCAATGTTACCACACAGCTGTTCAGCTGGAAATGGGCTAACTCTAGGAGTCTACAAGctagaaaggaggggaaaaaaaacaaacaaaaaccaccttTCTATGTTTTTCTTTAGCATTTACTGCTCCTGAGTCCTTCACCTTTGTTTATCTCTGCATACTGAATTTCAAAATCTCTATACTTGCTCTTATTATGGAATTACTCATAAAAGCAATTGAGAGTTGTAATTTAAGCTTAGACTGAGAGCATTTATCTGCCATTGCAGCTATACAAAAAGCCCAGAGTTGGAGACTGTCTAACTGGGTGTTTTTCTGCACAGAAATGTAGTTTAGTAGTACAAGATTTCCCTGTGCTTTGGGTTGACTCTGCACTGCTTGTCTCCGTACTGGATGGCAGTGGTTAATGCTTTCAGGAGAGACTTCTTCACCTAGCCTGACATTTGACTTTTTTAAGCTCAGTAAGAAACACCTGAGGCTTGGGAATCTGAAGTCTACCTTGGCTTAAAGGCACCAAAATGGTTTTTCAGCAAGTAATGAATTATTTGGAATTATTTTGGGGGAAATAAGAGCTCTACAGATCTACTGGATTCACTTGAATTCACTTTAAATattgaaatttttaaaattcaaatgagtaaccattacaaaaaaaagttacCAAGGAAATGTACTTCCAAGATTATACATGACCACATACTTCCTTAGCTGTCTCCATATTTTACCTAAGCATCCCATTAACTGTCCTCACTTTCCTCGCTCCTGGGTTAGCATGCTGTAGGGACCATCCTGAGGCTACGTCCGCTGTCTTTCTCTACAGATGGAGTCCTCTCCTCTGTGTCTTGTAGCGTGGCTCCTCATCCCTCCTTACTGGATAACACTCTAAAACCCTCAATGCAAATGCACAAGTGGGATACTTCTCTTCCTGAAACACCTCTGAATTCATGATTTGAGTGCATTCCCTGTTTAGCTTTTCCTTCTAGCTTAGGTTTCTGTCTCTTGACATTCCCTTTTTCAACAACTCCCAACTTTTTGTATCGGTCTAACGATTCCTACTATTATGCAAAGGGGGAGGGAGGTACTGGGATTAGAACGGAAGAATTACAATAGCAAAGACTGAAGCAGTCAGTGCTTGTATACAACTGGGCAGAGCATAACAAGCAGGAACCATGAAGTGGTGAGAGAAGAGCTCTGAGGCGGGATGGTTCAGTTATCCAAAAAATAATGCCAAACTTAGTCTTTCTAAAGGATCCCACTGATGGATTCTACTGCTGCTCTCTCCGTTAGATTACAAACACGGAGCAAGAGTGGCTTTCCTCTGGATAGCTGTTTGATTAAAAATCCCTCTTGGCTTTTTGCTAGCCAATTACTCTAAGATTTTATTCTAGCATTACCAACGTTACATAAACCGACAAAGTATGTAAACAAGTTGTAATTTGCTATGTCTGGTGATGGCTTGAATGCAGATTAGAGATACTTACTGTTGTTACTGGAGGCAAAGGGCAGACATAAGATTCTTCCTTAATGAAGACTGCAGAAGCTTCCATAAATTTGGCATAATCGGCAGCATACCATACTTTTAATTCTGTGTGGGGTTCAATTGGCTGTGAATAGAAAGAAGTAGCTCATGGCTACTTGTGCCACTTTTCCTACAGAAAGGAATACTGTATTCAAAATTGAGGGGGTGCAACTTATCTTTACTTGTGTTCTTTTAATCTGTTTAAAATCACTGATTACTTAGTTTCAAGATTCGAGCACTTTCTGAACATTACTATCCAGTATCATTTGACACTTCTGCAGTTTCTAAAAGCAGAAACGTATATGCACAGGCAGGGAATTTGGGGTAGGAAGTAGAAAGGAGGAGTGCTTCAGCCCTCATGACCACTACTCAGTGAGatgcatttttctgtgattttcagACCTCCAGCAATCTTTCCAAGCAATAGACCACACTGATGCCTTGATACCTAGAAGCCCTTTAGACATGACACTTAACTATAGCATAAAGGCAAGAGAAAAATGCATGGTGAGTGCGCAACAGCTTAGATGCCTCCCAGATGCATCACACTCACTGAGTATTGGTGTAGAGTTGATCAGCATGTGGACTCCAAGTCAAACTTGCATATTTCCCTGTGCTGTCACTAATGTGTCATACTCACTATGCACATGCTGTATTGTACATCTGCCTCTCTTTCACTGAAGCCTTCCCACACATAAGGGAGCCCTTGAGctgcagtctcccatccagtcaTGTCTGCACAAATCTTCTCTTGGATTGGACTATAACCTCCTTTGACAAATACTTCAGTCAGTaatacagcaaagagaaagagaggcgTGATTATACTCACTGGCTAAAGATCTATTAGGTACTTGGATAAAGGAGAAAAGTAGCTTTGAGGTCAGGATTTACCTGACTTCCTACCCTCCCCCACCATACAGCATTTTATTCATCTATAATCAAAACAACACTGTTGCAATAGGTGCGTAGCCAGTCTTCATTGTATTTGTAGATTTAGTTAAACTCAACTAAACTTGTGCCACTATAAGGAATAAATTAGCTTTGTAGGACAGCAATTGACCACAAAATGTGacatattaaaatgcatttagttTATAACATCAGTGTTACATAAGCGTGGTAGGTGAAAAATAACTTAGACTGTGACTGCTGACGAGTGGCAgataattgtgtgtgtgtgtgtataatgtCCAAAACTGAACTTCTGAACTCCCAAGCACAAGCCTGCTTGCAAGCTGCAGCCTGTATGGGCCAGCTGTACGTTTTGATAACACCTGGACTAAAGAAAAGTGTTATATGCTGAATCCTCCAATTAATAAAGAGACATAGGCAGAAACAGAAGGCTGATCACATATTGTGCTTCTGCATATAGACTGTCTAGATGGAGAAAACCAGACTCGTGAGAGGAAGATCCTGGAAATGGGGGAGATCTCTAGAGGCAAATGGCTGGGGATGCCCACGCTCCTTAGCTGGGAACACCCGAGATTGGTAACCACAAGCAGCTGCACAGGATGATACCAACACAACTTTCTGCCCAACTTCCTGGACCAGCAGCCATCTCCCCACCGGGAAGGGAAGTTGAGATCAAGTGATGTGACTTTGGAGGGGCAGCAAGTGAGCGAGTGTGTGAAATGTCCGAAAAAATCAAGCAAGGCAAAAGCTCTAATCTTGGCTCTTAAATAAGCTCCTGTATCCAAGTCCACTACAAGCTGTTTGTTTACGCTGTCTCATCCAGGACAATAAGCGAAAGCTGTGACAGCAGCCACATGAGATTCTCCTGTGATGAGACAGACAACAGGTCTGGATGATTTTTACTCCTTCATAAttctatacattttaaaaacacttatttaTGGGGACTGCAGTCATTAGGTCAGCCTTTACTCTGACAACAGTGTTAGTATGCCATTTACCtctatacatacatgtatgttttTGTAGCTGTAGTTTCGCAGCACTGAGGCTTTTTCTACCTGTATTCCAAATTCATATTCCATCTCCTTATAAAAACAGTGGGAAGAGGAGCCAACATTTCTACTCCCATCTTAAGAGTTTATTCAAAATACCTTGAGAAAGTATCTTCATAACCAGGCCCAAGGCTGGCTCACAACGTGACCAGCAGGGTGTGCCTAAGCATAGCAAAAGGCTATAGTTTTCACTGACCAGGACAAAATCTGCAGGATTCCACAAAACAGTGAATCATACTAGGGACTTAAGAGTGGGAAAGACAAAGTAATTCCCTATGATGAGGTTTGAAAGCACATTACTTAGCCTAAGATACTCCTCATTTTAGTATACAGGATGCAACTCTCCATTACTGAAAATGAGCAGCCTTCTGTTGAAGTCAGCGGACCATTGCTCTTTTGTACCAGCAGAGAGCTAAGTCAATAGCGTTTAAATTATCAGTAAGTTACCAACTCATAACTACAATTCTTAGAAAAGCATTTGCTCATGCTTCCCAAATATAGTACTATTAACCAGGACAGTTCTACATGTCTAGCATACATTTAAAATCATATATTAAATCTCAAATGATACACATCAGAATTTCGAGCATAGCCTAAGCATTGTCTCAGATTAATATCTACTGCTTTACAttgattttctattttaaagcgTTCAAATGCAACTATATTTATTACTGTTATAAAGGACTTCAAAGATGTAAAGCGCTATCAATCACCATTACCTTATTCTCACATCATCACTGTATGGTAAATACTTTTCCCACTTTTCAGGTAGAAAAAATGAAAGTGGAAGAATGAAAGTAAATAATACTGTCTCACATAAATGTGTGCCAAACTTGGAAATGAAATTGAAATGCTAGATTTTAATCCTACAGTAATTTCTTTGGCTAGTTTCTCTCAATAATTTCTTCTTTATGCAGCTCATGATGATATACAagcattaaatttaaaaagtataaaaaaaggaaaataagagatCTTCAACATATAGATtccattataaaaaaaatcttcagtttcttAAATGTCTAAAAGAGTAAGTTATCACTGATTAAAGTAAACTGTCCTTCTGAAGTGACCAAAACAACAcggggaggaaaacaaaaaaatcaagtctgTATTTATAAATAACATTGGAATATACAGAGTGCTTTGATCTCTTTCCTCAGGTATAGACACAGTTCAGAAACTCTACCATAAACTGATCATTTCATAGCAACATGACAGTACTGGAAGTTCTGTGGTTGCCTCCAGATTTAATGAGAATGGAAAATAGTACTTAAAGATTCTACTTAATATCGTGTTTCAGAGCCCCTGGTGTCCAAAAACATAATAAAGGAAAGGAACATGTTTGTTCTTTCCAGCATGAAGCACTGTTGAATGTAACACTGCTAGACAATCTCACCACAGACATATTTAGAACTGAAGAAAGGTAAGACTTTACAACATTCATATTTAAACACAGTTATGATGAATGATATTTGCGGTTTTTTCCTCCGCTCCGATTCTTCACTACCCAGAACAGTAACTACACACTGACTTCAACTGGAAAGCCACATGCACTGCTTGCTTTACTATGGATTAAGTGATATGAAAGCTGGTATGTAATAAAGAAGCAGTTGCTTGAATATAATCAATCTTTCATCTGTAAAAGGGTTAGTCTTTCACAATCTTTGTCTAGGAATTATCATTTAAATGATAGGTGAAGCAGGGTGGGTTTAACTACCTTAACAGTTGTGAAGTAGACTTCTCCGCAGTGCTGATAAGCCACAAGAGTCTGTTCTTCTTGGTTCCGGGCTAACCGGACAAACATCATCCAGTTTCCACAGTCCTCGTTGGGAGTGTCCAGAAAGTACTTCCCTCCATCTTTCAATACCTGAAATACAGTGGGAGGATGGGAGAAAGAACATGCTAAAACCAAGTCCTGTACAGAGacacattaattttcttttctttaacttgGAATCATGGCTACCAGTTATTTACCTTCTCCCAGTGGTATGTCCTTTGAAATCATGGTTGTTTTGAAGTAGATCACTCTTAAAGAATGTCAAGCGCAAATAGAAAGTGAAGAGTGAACACTTTCCAAGGCACTTGGCCACTGAAATAACTGTAGGCTTTTGTATATATTTCCAGTTTATATTCTATCATTTTATGTTATACAAAGATAATATTAAAAGGACTAAGTGGAGGCAGGTAGAAAGATAAGCTTTATGCCTTAATGTACTTCCTGAGTACTTGATAATCTCCAACTTTAGTGCTGCATTAATGCTATGTTTTGCATGGAACAATTATACAACTGTATAATAAGTCCAAAGAGGTATCATACAACGCAATGGCATTTTAGCAGTCATCTCTTTTTCCCCTTAACGAtacgaaggaaaaaaaaaacaagtgaacaACTGCACCATAAAGATCTTTCTTGctgcttaatttctttcttgttagaTTCCTTTTCAACAGAATGCCTTGATGAGGCAAAATACTTCAGATCTGGTGCAAGAAGGTTGCTTCTCTGCAATACGTCCTGGAAGATGGACAGCTGAAGCTGTACAACAGATGTCAGTACTGCATGTATCTGTTTCACTAACCATTTAAAAGCTCTTGAGAACTAACAATTAATTGCAAAACAAGTTTCATTTCCATGGCTTTGGGGAACTACTTTACCTTTGTCATGCTTCCAAGGAAAATAGATGCCTCTTAGATGAGCCCTGGTTTGGTCACATACTCGTAATTCTGATGGGGAGAAGTCAAGGCACCTGCTGCTGTCTCATCAGAAATGTGGGAATTTTGCCTCTTCTTGTGAGGAAACAGCCCATTCATCAGACAGAGCTGTGCTTATCTGAATATACTTCTAAACAAACCTGGCTGGTAGAGGATAGAGTGCAGTTTAAACTGGCTTggtgaaaaggaagaaagtggGTGTTTAGCCCATCCACGCTCATGAGTTTGTTAGAGATACATATTCTCTGTATTTGTAAGAATTAAAGTGTCTCATAAGGACTGAAGAAATTTAATCACGGGGAAGAATAAATGCTCTTTGGTGCCAACATCTCTTGAAAATCCCACAGGAGGATAGTGTTACTTTGCTGGCAGATCACTCTCATGAGCTCCATGAGCAAGGGCTTACTAAAGTGACTACTGAAATTACCACTTTTGTTCTCTAGCAAAATTACAGGaattgtctgtctgtctgccttccTCCACAAAAGACAGTGTTTCCTGAAGAAAACATGAGCGAAGACATAAAGCATGTCACAGGACAGCGGCTGAGGGTCGCTCTCCCTGAGTGGTGAGAGGGCTTGATGTTCAGCGTGGGCTCCATGAGGACTGGGACTTGCTGGGGGGGTCCTGCAGGAGGCTGTGGCTGGACCGGGGGCTCAGTAAGACAGAGTCCAGGCAAGACTGGGCATCCCTTCAGTTACATTTCCTTTTGATCATGGACAGGTTCAGGAGGGATGGACTTCCTCAGCCCTGCTGAAGGGATGAACACAACCAGACAACCGGACCTGTGCAGCAGAGCGCACAGACCAGGGTTTAATGGATTACAAGAAACTGTCACTCCCAAGAAACTCTGGTAGGGAAGGATGCACATGCAGATATATCAGAGCTAGGCTGGTCCTGAAAGAGGCCTTTATTTGTACTGGATGAAGTACAATCATCATGCCATCTGTACCATGACACTGTTCAATATCTCAATATGCAGTAAAGAATAGTACCAGTCCTAAGTAATAATTTGTCTGAATAAATTGAGTTTGTACACTGTATGtcaaagttttatatatataattttatttttttcacatcaCTGAGAAATGTTTGTTCATCCCTGCACTGTTTTTCCCTACTAAACAGGTACCTTAGTGAATATTTCTGTCACTACTGTTAGCTCAGTGCACAAACTTAACCTTCCCACTAGTGTTAAGCCAAATCTTGTTTTATTTGTGAAGATAGTACCATCCTTAGATACTTTCTGTAGCCCTGCTCTGTGAAAAGTTTGTCAAGATCTGTTAGACCAATAGGTAAATCACCATGGAAGTTGTAGAACATTTCTCCTAGAAAGTAAGCAGGCAAACTTCTAAAAACACAGCATATAGGGACATTTTGGCACTTTCCAGTATGCTGTGCAATCTAATAATAACATTTAATTTCATTACATGTGTACAGATCAGAAGTAAAGTTAATTAACTAGATTAGAAGGCAAATGCCCAGTTAAATATGAAATGTTAAAGATAAGTGCACTTCATATTCAGTCACAGGGTTTTTATATAGGGAACTTgggcaaaagaagaaagacacTTGTGCTccttagtaaataaataaaatgaaaaatatagcaCTGCTTTTGTGATGTAGTCCAAAATCCAACAAAAAAAGTCCTCTGAAGCCCAGCAGAGTTTCTGAGTTAGTTAGTTACCTGCAGGACTAGCCTGCTCTCATCATAGCGGGTCAGTTTTGTAGACAGTTGACCAACATAAGGACCAAACTGTGTTCTCTTCTGTATTACTTTCTTTGCAAATACTCCAAGGACTGCAAATAGAAGAAGACCAGTCTAAAATTAATAGACACATCATGacctatttattttctgtatatttacaTCTATGAAAATGGAGATATATTCACATGTTCAGTACTATTGTATATTTCTTCTATACAAATAAATCAGGTAAATCACTCTAAGGGAAAGAGTCTGAAAGGATGTAAATCTTTAAACAGGCTTTTCAAAAAGGGGACTTGGATTGAACACAGTTTGCAAAAGTGTCTAAATCCATGAGAGGATATTAAAGCAAGAGATAACATGCAACACTCAAAACTGCTGATGCTCTTCAATGTATGAGCTGATGTTATAGTACTCTTTGTTGACATAATGACAAGGTTGTCCTCTCCCAAACTGAGTAGAGAGGACctataaaaacacaaaataagctGTCTTACTCATTCTAATTATTTCCCTAGGTAATTATCAGTGGTACGACACAACAGGCATATTACCATTGTCTTTCTGAAATGTGATCTAGGCAGAATCCAGTTTTATGCAGGTAGTCGTGGAAAATCTGCATGTTAAG containing:
- the PLAGL1 gene encoding zinc finger protein PLAGL1 isoform X2 — protein: MDHSSGLKIGLFLAEPVLLYLITSLCECWSYKLETNRVLKDGGKYFLDTPNEDCGNWMMFVRLARNQEEQTLVAYQHCGEVYFTTVKPIEPHTELKVWYAADYAKFMEASAVFIKEESYVCPLPPVTTKEPVDPWICSSCRNAFATFALLESHQCANKDRVLTTRFRPPNKLGPVKTKSKLKGKLRGAALGKSTVQCYGTISCSSAAKLSCASSGSTCDALVRFIPKWRNGRSSLLKGREVKQPDNYPCRLCGKIFDSIEKLTVHTYAHKGERPYKCSQHGCTKAFISKYKLLRHSATHSPQKSHQCGYCEKTFHRKDHLKNHLQTHDPNKMAFKCEECDKKYNTKLGYKRHLALHAATSGDLTCRVCAQEFGGTEILLEHLKSHAGKPAGNIKEKKHKCDHCERHFYTRKDVRRHMVVHTGCKDFLCQFCAQRFGRKDHLTRHTRKTHPQELLKSRLQNGNSLGLLDQLLPFRLKEDASILSSFPDRTSMQSGVLNSSEPEEYSCSHLHSQPSLQTAVPLEPPPHLPRMGCVDSLSAVHPTPCPPTIPANLNLHQPNKYDLSSTSFAAGSLKNLPIKVDVKGYNVHLLEDLPLSEPQEEASSGPAGDTNKYPVHKETETAAETTSMSFMDLTHIMSFWQLPPCDSQSTTGDITMAFGPEEPSHRLNGLGQQQGPQLATGGMAINQLHHIPRSFPSTTNSVTLPHFHHAFK
- the PLAGL1 gene encoding zinc finger protein PLAGL1 isoform X4; its protein translation is MTGWETAAQGLPYVWEGFSEREADVQYSMCIPIEPHTELKVWYAADYAKFMEASAVFIKEESYVCPLPPVTTKEPVDPWICSSCRNAFATFALLESHQCANKDRVLTTRFRPPNKLGPVKTKSKLKGKLRGAALGKSTVQCYGTISCSSAAKLSCASSGSTCDALVRFIPKWRNGRSSLLKGREVKQPDNYPCRLCGKIFDSIEKLTVHTYAHKGERPYKCSQHGCTKAFISKYKLLRHSATHSPQKSHQCGYCEKTFHRKDHLKNHLQTHDPNKMAFKCEECDKKYNTKLGYKRHLALHAATSGDLTCRVCAQEFGGTEILLEHLKSHAGKPAGNIKEKKHKCDHCERHFYTRKDVRRHMVVHTGCKDFLCQFCAQRFGRKDHLTRHTRKTHPQELLKSRLQNGNSLGLLDQLLPFRLKEDASILSSFPDRTSMQSGVLNSSEPEEYSCSHLHSQPSLQTAVPLEPPPHLPRMGCVDSLSAVHPTPCPPTIPANLNLHQPNKYDLSSTSFAAGSLKNLPIKVDVKGYNVHLLEDLPLSEPQEEASSGPAGDTNKYPVHKETETAAETTSMSFMDLTHIMSFWQLPPCDSQSTTGDITMAFGPEEPSHRLNGLGQQQGPQLATGGMAINQLHHIPRSFPSTTNSVTLPHFHHAFK
- the PLAGL1 gene encoding zinc finger protein PLAGL1 isoform X3, producing the protein MTKVLKDGGKYFLDTPNEDCGNWMMFVRLARNQEEQTLVAYQHCGEVYFTTVKPIEPHTELKVWYAADYAKFMEASAVFIKEESYVCPLPPVTTKEPVDPWICSSCRNAFATFALLESHQCANKDRVLTTRFRPPNKLGPVKTKSKLKGKLRGAALGKSTVQCYGTISCSSAAKLSCASSGSTCDALVRFIPKWRNGRSSLLKGREVKQPDNYPCRLCGKIFDSIEKLTVHTYAHKGERPYKCSQHGCTKAFISKYKLLRHSATHSPQKSHQCGYCEKTFHRKDHLKNHLQTHDPNKMAFKCEECDKKYNTKLGYKRHLALHAATSGDLTCRVCAQEFGGTEILLEHLKSHAGKPAGNIKEKKHKCDHCERHFYTRKDVRRHMVVHTGCKDFLCQFCAQRFGRKDHLTRHTRKTHPQELLKSRLQNGNSLGLLDQLLPFRLKEDASILSSFPDRTSMQSGVLNSSEPEEYSCSHLHSQPSLQTAVPLEPPPHLPRMGCVDSLSAVHPTPCPPTIPANLNLHQPNKYDLSSTSFAAGSLKNLPIKVDVKGYNVHLLEDLPLSEPQEEASSGPAGDTNKYPVHKETETAAETTSMSFMDLTHIMSFWQLPPCDSQSTTGDITMAFGPEEPSHRLNGLGQQQGPQLATGGMAINQLHHIPRSFPSTTNSVTLPHFHHAFK
- the PLAGL1 gene encoding zinc finger protein PLAGL1 isoform X1; this encodes MSTDLLWCEDCGKSLIGECKLHGPLIRAKDRVIPSRARLTLPHYLTLRVLELQAGNQQILGVFAKKVIQKRTQFGPYVGQLSTKLTRYDESRLVLQVLKDGGKYFLDTPNEDCGNWMMFVRLARNQEEQTLVAYQHCGEVYFTTVKPIEPHTELKVWYAADYAKFMEASAVFIKEESYVCPLPPVTTKEPVDPWICSSCRNAFATFALLESHQCANKDRVLTTRFRPPNKLGPVKTKSKLKGKLRGAALGKSTVQCYGTISCSSAAKLSCASSGSTCDALVRFIPKWRNGRSSLLKGREVKQPDNYPCRLCGKIFDSIEKLTVHTYAHKGERPYKCSQHGCTKAFISKYKLLRHSATHSPQKSHQCGYCEKTFHRKDHLKNHLQTHDPNKMAFKCEECDKKYNTKLGYKRHLALHAATSGDLTCRVCAQEFGGTEILLEHLKSHAGKPAGNIKEKKHKCDHCERHFYTRKDVRRHMVVHTGCKDFLCQFCAQRFGRKDHLTRHTRKTHPQELLKSRLQNGNSLGLLDQLLPFRLKEDASILSSFPDRTSMQSGVLNSSEPEEYSCSHLHSQPSLQTAVPLEPPPHLPRMGCVDSLSAVHPTPCPPTIPANLNLHQPNKYDLSSTSFAAGSLKNLPIKVDVKGYNVHLLEDLPLSEPQEEASSGPAGDTNKYPVHKETETAAETTSMSFMDLTHIMSFWQLPPCDSQSTTGDITMAFGPEEPSHRLNGLGQQQGPQLATGGMAINQLHHIPRSFPSTTNSVTLPHFHHAFK